From the Chloroflexota bacterium genome, the window CCATCGCGGCAGGCAACGCAAAGCCCATCGTGCCCAAGCCGCCGGAAGTGATCAGCGTGCGCGGCGCGCTGTGAAGATAGTACTGCGCCTCCCACATCTGATTCTGTCCCACATCGCTGACGACAATCGCATCGCCGTTCGTCGCCTTCCACAAATCGCGAATCACCTGGGGCGGCAAAAGTTTGCCGTCGCCGTCCCGCGCGATAATATCGCGCGCGCGCGTGTCATCGCGCCATTCGTCAATCTGTTCGAGCCAATCGTGATGCGGCTCGGGATGGATGAGCGGCATCAGTTGGTTCATCACGCCCGCCGCGTCGCCGATCAGCGGTAAATCTACGTGTACATTTTTCGCGACCTCGGAGGGATCAATCTCGATGTGAATTTTTTTCGAGAGTGGCGAGTACGTTTTCAAATTGCCGGTCACGCGATCATCGAAACGCATCCCAACCGCGATCAAGAGATCGGCGGCTTGCACCGCGCGATTCGCGTATGCTTCGCCGTGCATGCCCATCATGCCGAGGCAGAGTGGATGCTCGCGTGGGAACACGCCGATGCCGAGCAAGGTCAACGCGACCGGCGTTTGCGTTCTCTCCGCGAATTCGCGGAGTTGGCGCATCGCGCCGCTGAGGAGGATGCCGTGACCGGCAAGAATGACCGGACGCTTGGCTTGCGCGATCATGTCTGCCGCGCGCGCGAGTTGCGCTTCGGGAATCGGTTTCGTCGCGCGCTTGGGCAGATGAACCTGGGTCGGATAGACGAATTCGGTCTTGGCATTCTGCGCGTCTTTGGTAATGTCCACGAGCACGGGTCCGGGACGTCCTTCGCGCGCGACGTAGAACGCTTCGTGCAGCGTGGGCGCGATGTCTTCGACGTGGGTGACGAGATAGTTGTGTTTGGTGATTGGCAGTGTGACGCCGGTCACATCCACTTCTTGGAACGCGTCACTCCCCAGGACGGACGAGCCGACTTGCCCGGTGATGCACACCATTGGCACCGAATCAAGCATCGCCGTCGCGATGCCGGTGACCATGTTCGTCGCGCCCGGTCCGCTCGTCGCGATCGCGACGCCGACCTTGCCCGACGCGCGCGCGTATCCATCCGCGGCGTGCGTGGCGCCTTGCTCGTGGCGCGTGAGGACGTGATGAACCGGATAATCGAGCATCGCGTCGTACGCCGGCAGAATCGTACCGCCGGGATAACCGAACACAACCTCGACGCCTTCGCGCACGAGACATTCCCAAATGATTTGAGCGCCGGTCAAAATTGCCATGCAGAACTCCTCTCCAAAAGATGTAAACAAGAAGACAGGTAAACAAGCGAGTTGAGATTGAATTTACACTTGTTTACCTGTCTACTAGTTGTTGTAGCACTCGGTCAAGCGTTCGCACACCCAGGTGGTCGAGTCGGCGTCGTTGGGGCGGGAACGCGTGGACGCAGGAAATTCCATCGTACGCGCGTCCGGACGCTGGTCGTCGGATGCGGCGATGATGAATTGCGGCATCGAACGTTTTTCGTTATGAGTTGGCTGGATCATTTCATCTCCTACCGCGTGGGACAAATTTCCAATTTGTCCTACGTAAAATTAAAACCGCCTGAGTGGTTCAGGCGGTTGGCATTCAGTCGTTGTGCGTTTATCGCACTCGTCTGCGTCGAGGGCGTTTCTCGACGATTGCCGCCCAAACCAAGTTGCGCCTGTTGCTAAGAATCAAGCCAACAAGCGAAATAAGGACGACAATAATCGAGAGACCGAAACTGGTATCGAACATTTGGATGACTTTCCTTTTGTGCGTCACATTATACGGCGGGACGGGATGAGCGTCTACGGGCAATGTGCCAAAGGGGAGGATGAAGCGTTTGTGCAAAGTGCACAAACGCTTTTCGGTTACTCCTCGCGCGCGCTCAATAACCGATGCGCCCGGAGCGCGAGTTGAATGTTGAACCGCGTTTCCGGATTGTCGAGATCGAGTCCGCTAATTTCTTTGATGCGTTCCATCCGATAGAGCAGGGTATTGCGATGGACGAATAATGCTTCCGCGGTCTGGCTGAGATTGCCCTTGTGCGTGAAATACGCGGCGAGCGTTTGCACCAAATCGGTGCCTTGCTCGCGGTCGTACTCGATCAACTTGCCGAGCACTTCATCCGCGAACGT encodes:
- the ilvB gene encoding biosynthetic-type acetolactate synthase large subunit, which produces MAILTGAQIIWECLVREGVEVVFGYPGGTILPAYDAMLDYPVHHVLTRHEQGATHAADGYARASGKVGVAIATSGPGATNMVTGIATAMLDSVPMVCITGQVGSSVLGSDAFQEVDVTGVTLPITKHNYLVTHVEDIAPTLHEAFYVAREGRPGPVLVDITKDAQNAKTEFVYPTQVHLPKRATKPIPEAQLARAADMIAQAKRPVILAGHGILLSGAMRQLREFAERTQTPVALTLLGIGVFPREHPLCLGMMGMHGEAYANRAVQAADLLIAVGMRFDDRVTGNLKTYSPLSKKIHIEIDPSEVAKNVHVDLPLIGDAAGVMNQLMPLIHPEPHHDWLEQIDEWRDDTRARDIIARDGDGKLLPPQVIRDLWKATNGDAIVVSDVGQNQMWEAQYYLHSAPRTLITSGGLGTMGFALPAAMGVKFARPDAEVWVVAGDGGFQMTQAELQTLRQEGLKINIAILNNGFLGMVRQWQEFFYKRRYAATPITSPDFVKLAEAHGHTGILVTKQEEVMPAIQAARENAGTVVIEFRVESEESVYPMVPAGADLHAMIRRPILEQIGK